Sequence from the Solea senegalensis isolate Sse05_10M linkage group LG1, IFAPA_SoseM_1, whole genome shotgun sequence genome:
ATGGGCTGGGCTGAGGGGGGCATGACAGGGGACATTTGTTGGTGGATACCAGATTGAGGCAACCCATTTAGTCCAACGGGCAGCACGCTCTGGGGAGCTGACAGCTGGACACCTCCAACTGTTTGCTTGCTGCCAGAGAAAGCACCCTGCACGGCTGCACCACTACCACCCTGTTGACGGGCACTGAAACTTTGATGGTGaatttgttgttgctgctgctgtggtgtcGTCTCCACTGAATGCATGCGgggtgaagagagagaagcaTCTGCCATGGAGCCCAAGCCATGACCTGAGTATGTTGCTGAGGAAACAACCGAGGCGCCTGTAAGCCCAAGcccactgtctctgtctgcagcAGGGTCAAACATAGCACTGGTATGCCGAAGGCTATCTACAGTCCTACTAACAACAGAAGAATCAGAGTCTTTCTCATAAAACTCTGTGCACATCCACCTGCCCCTCCGAAATGGTTCTCCAGTACCATGATCGAGTTTGATGACCCTGAAGCGTGAAGTGCAACTCCCCGTGGAGGCGGGAGATGGAGTAGCAGAAATGTTCACTGCAGCAGGTTGGGGTGCATTTCCTGACACATTGGTGGGCCCAGTACTAGTTGCTGGGgtaggttgttgttgttgttgttgttgttgctgttgttgttgctgttgttgttgttgttgttgttgctgttgttgctgctctcCCCCCTGACTGATGAGGGGTAAACCAGTCGTAATACCAATCCCCTGCGGCTGCTGACCACCTTGAACAGACCCGGACACTCCCACTTTTCGAAACTCCCCAATGGGACTGTTTAACAGCGCAGACAAGTGACTGGATTGAGGTATGAGTGATGGTGCCGTAACACTGATTGCCTCTGGCTCTCCAACATTATTCAACGCTTCTTCAGATGAACTTCTGTCACACGCAGGCTCGTACTCGGCCCGAGACACGTCATATATCTCCGACGACGCGTCCTCAGTCCGTGACTCGTCTGGGTCTTCCAGACTCTCCGTGTCGTCTGTGGCACCGATAGCTGCCGCCTGGGCCTGAGTCACACTGGTGATCTGAAAACAGCTCTTCTTCTTGGCCGGCATTTTTGACATGTTGAGAGCCTGATTCAGAGTCCCGTATGCCTGTATTTATCCTCTGTGGAAAAGGGGACGGGCCGGTTTACAGCGCCTAAATGTTTAGATCATGTTAAAGATCACACTTGcgtttatttttaattagccTGGCTAACTGTGCTCAAGATGAATCTGCGCgatccctcttcctctctcagtcTCCTGTTTGGTTTCATGAGCTTACATTCAAACGCCGCTCGTCGTCGTGTCGTCTTGACCAGCGATGCGCCCTCTGTGTCGGGGATAGATCCACAGGTCTTAGTTAGTCCGGACTGGTCTGATAATATCCCGGTTGTGCAGCTCTCAAAGGGCCTTTGACGCACTATGCGTTGCCCAGCTCCAGGAGCTAGTTGAAGCTGAGGAGGGCCCGCAGCCCTCAACTCACCGAGCTAGCTAGCAAGTAAAGCcaactggctgctgctgctgctgctgctgctgcttctgctgctgctgctgctgtacactcCCCCTACGTCGGAACAAGTATGTGAGACATCTTCCTGAAAGCAGTATCCTTCGTAGCCGCTCGCGACAGTGGCCCAAAGTCTTTCAGTAACGACACGTAATTTAAGGCTCACCGCGGTCGACAGAAGAAAATGCAGCGAAACCTCACGCCTTAAAACAAACGGGGATATAAACAGCGCCAACActtccctccctcactcagtcactctCTACAAGATGGCTATGTTGTATGCAATCGCACTGCATCGTGGGTAAGAAGGCTGCGCAGGGCCGGTCACGTACAAAGCTGTCGAGAATCGCCCTTAGTGCTGCCTTCACGGTACCGTTGGAAAAATGTAAACTCCAGACAACAGTGATTGAATTGACAACGTAAACGCAGGGCATGAGGTTTATTCTAgctagttatttttattgttatgatATAGACATAtaacatatgtacacacacatatagtcCAGCTCTACCATTAAGGTATTGTACATAACTGCAATATATTGCCCAACATCTGTAGCTGTTAAAAGGATGTCTTTCCTTTCAACTAGAAAAAGTTGAGCAGTGTTTTCTACACTTTTTATATGTTGGATCCACTTCTTTAAGAATTAAAGGTTGCCACGACCTGCTTCACATCTAAATCGTGATAAGAATAAACCAGCCATTTCCAAGACAGACATGGTTGATTAATGAAACACTACTTCAAGTGTGGATGCATTATTTATTAAACCCTAAGTAAAAGGTTGGACTTTCACTCAGCCAATCCCAAAAATATCCCTTAGCTTGGCAGTGTTTAAAACAGACCTTGGTTAAAATCTTCCCAAAATGTACCCACCAGTGACCCTGTATTTCACAAACTTTGATGTATAGTAGTATTAATAATTAGTAATTCTCTTTCATGGCCTTTATGAATTGTGCATATTATGACATTGTTGAAATTGTCCGAGTATAGTTTTTAGaaacaataaatgcaaataagtTACAAGTTATCTGTTGAATTGTTCTATGATTACACATTGTCCctgtgaaaacaataaatgaaataaaataaatacattgcaTCTCTAGCTATTGGAGCCCATTAAAGTGTTTCTGTGCTATATATATCGGAGTGCGGGTTCGCTTTAATTGTACACAAATGTGAAATGACAAATTGGAAATCTAGATATTTTTTTCATAAGTTATAGACTCACTTCACAGCATGACAACAGATAACATTCTGGAACCCATGTTAAGTACCTCAGTATGTCAAATAGACACAGCCTGTGTAAATGTCACTACCAACATTCCCTTGTCACACAACAGTGAGAACTACCAAGCATTTAACATAAACATCAGTGGCTACGACACAGCAACCGCCAAAACACTCCCCAATAGGATCTAATTAATTTGGCAgttctttcttttgttgtcttCAATGACCAGCTGTATATCAATGCTGCCTTTTTCAAAGCAGAGGTCAAACTTTATCGGAGAGCCCTTGAATGCATCACTCTCTGTCCCTTCCTGCTGCAGTGTACATTGAAGTCTGCTGTGTAAGTTTGTCCAGTACAACCCCCTCACATGTATGACTTTTAAGTTTCtggaataaattaaacaaatacattttttttacactacaATTGTGTTTAACAGAATATGCCTGAAGTGACTCCTGTGATCATTAAACACCTCATAGTCTTTGTAAAGCTGAATATAGAAACGTTATGTAAGTCATAAAAAAGCATTAAATTGTGAGGGAATGTTGGGAGGCTAATGTACTCTGTTGAGGTTGGTTTAATATTACTGCATCTAGAGCAGATGAGGCAAAAAAACAGTTAATGTGGTATGGACGTTTTTATCATTTAAgtcaaaagaaatgaaagataacTGTCACCTTCACTAATGtgacacctttttattttttagcaaatattcaaatgtaacgttttaaatatatgtaaatgtggTCATTAACAATCAGCCAGACTGACATTCCCTGtcttaaaactaaataatttcCCTCAGACTAAATAAAGGTCTGAAGACATATGACTGCACCAGAAATAAACTGCTGACCGGATTATTCACAAACCATAGAGAACACTGCCCCTGGTGGCCAATGGGTGTATTCACCCCCCCATCgacttcttttccttttttgggtATTTTGAATGAACCTCGTGTTGGCTTACGCCActttaatgtattgttttaaaattaTGAAACAGCAAATTGTCCACCAATGGAAATTCAAACAGCCTGACATGTTCAGTGATATGggaagaaataaacatgtgcACCTGGGCTGACTTTGACCAGTCCTGAGTGACACACTTTGTTCGCTGATCAAGTTCAAATCTGTTTTAGAAGTGCAGGACTAAAATTGCTGCACATCATAGCAGAAATAAtgaagtaaaagttactttttcaATTaagttggggttctttcttgtgttgtgcaaaaaggacaagggacacattcattcattcattaaaggCAAATCTTTGCAAATTAAattgctgacaaaataaaatatgtaaacacataatgtatcagtcaaaatgggtcaaagtcacaaatgctttcactttctcactcactcagggaccttaattcggcaattcacctgtcctcaccattcactgCCAAAGCTTCCAGTGCgtgaatttgttttaaatgtatttattatttttataacatttttttaggtaagggatgtgatttaaaacgtagcAAAGTAGACAAGTTGCCATTATacttttaaaaatcacttattGATTCAAAGACATAATACATAATTCAGCTACTTTTTGGGTAATAGGAGGAGGGATTCAAGGCTGGGGTAAATGAAGATCATGATACAGGGGCTTACAGATGTTCctggttttaaagttttatcaCTAAAAGCCTTCAATGCTTCAATGACACAGATATTATTTTTGTCTGGTCTGGTTAAAGTTCAGTATCGGTATTTAAGATGTCACAGACTgagaataaaaaatgacattggttttatatatgtatgtatattatacatacatatatacatttgttcatatataataaacaaatgtctgttacctACCAACTATTATCAAATGAGtacacacaatgctgattaagcctttcagtgtttcagtgccAGTTTTGCAAACCAGTGTCACAAAGTTGTCTTTGTGTCCTTGACCAAGACAGTTTGTGACTGAATGAcaaaaagcagctcatcaagtttatataaatacataccaTTACCAacccttcttcttctgatttgatttggctgtaacgagtaacaaagatagtaaGAGGAGATGAAGTGAAGTAATAGTAAAAGTtgcttgaaaaataaataaagttcagatatgtgaattttgtagttaagtacagtaacaaaatTACTTCGTAATATTTCAACACTGTGTTTATCCTAGATTTAACATATTACTTTGTGTTTCctattgaaaaaataaaactacaattaaaagaggttttttttttccagtgttgttttcataAAACTGATATATAATGTCATAAAGCCCCATGAGTCACGTGGACATTGGACATGTCCACTGCTCTCTCATGTGATGTGATTAAGTGAATGAAAGAATCAATGACTTCATGATTAAAtcagtcatctgtgtgtgtttgtgtcgcccTCAGACAGTTAACTCTTCGCTGAGCTGATAAGTCCCTCTTTATTCCGCCGCGATAAAAGCGCCGGCAGCTCATTGTGCGGAGTGATCTGATACGGACTACACCCAGCCGCCTCACTGCCCTGCCTGGCTTCCTTTGATGCCCCAGCCTTGGCGTTGGACAACGTCGGAGTGCGGGTTAGGTTGGATATTCCAAATTCGCTTGCGGGTTGTCCTGTCGTCTGGAAACCTTTCTTAATAAGCTGTagggtttcttttttatttgaagcacACATTTCTTGAATATGTCTTGGCAAAGCTACGTGGAAAACCTGATGGCCGATGGCAGCTGTCAGGATGGCGCCATTGTTGGGTATACGGACGCCAAATATGTTTGGGCAGCACATGCCGGCGGTACTTTCAACAATATAACGGTAAGAGCGATTGAAATGGTGTAATGAGGCAGAAGGTGTGTCTCTGGGTTGGTGGTACTGTGTGTTAACGGTCGCAAGAATAAATTGCGTGTAGAAAAACCGTTACCTCCCAGGATATAAATGACTAGCAAGCTAACGGTACGCGTGCTAGCTAGCTTCATCGGTGGCCTGTCGCGGTTATTTCCTGCTAAGGAAATGCTGCGGGATTAGACCTCGTGTGTCTCGTATAGGATTTAACACACCGGGGCTTGCTTGATGGCAGAAGACATGAATCCGTCATATTGCCACCGACATGAATTGATGAAAATTACAACAGACTGCGAATTTAGCCCGGTGCTAATTTAAAACCAGCGAAGagacgttgtgtgtgtgtgtgtgtgtgtgtgagtttaggGAGCGTGCATGCTTTTGTGCGAACGGCCGCTTGGAGAAGAAAACGTTAAGCTGCCGGTTTACCGGTTCACTGGCGTTCGGTCAGCCTACAATACATCTGCgtgacattttccttttatgCACGAAATACGGATAATATTATTGTAGCTAATGTAATCGTTGCCTTAAATTCTAACAGCTCTTTTTGAGATTGAAAATCCCTTATGTAATGGGGTCCAGATCAAGACCGGCAGCAGCACATTTCACATGattacagacaaaacaacaaagtaaaattGACAGGGTCATCATCACGTCCTTGTAATATTCATCTTAAATAAGATTCAAATACAGTCATTAGATTACATTAGACTTTATggatcccacactggggaaattcacACGTTGCAGCAGTTAATAGAACATGACACAATAGAATAGAAATGGaacaaaatagaataaattGTAGTGCAAAGTATACAGTTACATGTAGAAAGAGTATCAAATGACTTCTTTATGGTTTGGGACTTTTTTCCACCTGACTGGCCctctactggccagactagatgctctgtggtccccaggtcatttgagtttgagacccctggtctaCAGCCACATTTGCCTGGCTCCAAGTGAGACATTATCCACAGAGTCTCCAAGTGGTGGAGTTATGTTCTCTCGGAATGGTAATTGTTTGTGTATTAAATGTCAAAAGGTGTGATGTGTTCCAAATGCTGGTTTACTTGGCCAAGTGGTCTGGTATTTAAGGGGTGGAGCTAGACATGCTGCAATCTGTTGATTGGTTTGACAGAAAGAATCAATATCTGGTGAAAAAGGAATTGaatggtttaatgtgttgcaTTCTTTATTATATTGATTGGCGGTCCACATCGTCTTGCTAATATAATGTCATGCTATGTACTTAGTTGACACTAAGACAACATCAAGCTGAATTGCAGTGTATCACTTGGTTTAAATGCAGTGAAGTGAAATATAATTTTCCCCAATTCAGTACAGATGTTCACAACATGTAAGCGAAATAAATCCTGAAAGCAAAGGCCCTCATTATATAACAATTTATGAAAAATGTAGGTTCCTCGGTAATGAGGTGAGAAACCCAATATGGCCAAAGCAGTACATTTGCTGTTGACTGTCAGTTGATGATTGGAATTGTTGGGAGTCAACCAGTTTGCTGATAATTTAATTTATGACTTGTTTGGTCTACCTGGTTAATAAATGCcaaacattttttcaaaaagtaatttctgttttgttaatTTAACAGTTCAGAACTTTTTATGTTGCATAAAAGCAGCaaactgtatatattatttaatccTGGAGAATATATTGAGCATTTTGCTTTGAAATCGAGTTGAAACAACAGTTTCAATGGTTGTCTCAGTGAAAAAATATGCTTATATAGACATTGCTATCGAATTCTAAGAATATTGAACCTTTCTATCTTAAAGTACCTAAACAACCTGTTTCATCCCTTTTTTAAAGGGGGCACATATTTCCATGTgaacatttatataataataatatatatataaatattatataataattattaatattgtatCCTAAGGTTAGAATAAATACATGCTACTCATGTTTCTCAAAACATACTTGAAATCTGACTCACTTTTACccaattctgtgttttttcatgttttccagtCTCAAGAAATTGATGTCCTTGTCGGTAAGGATAGGGAGAGCTTTTTCACCAATGGTCTCACTCTGGGCTCAAAGAAATGTTCAGTCCTCAGAGACAGCCTCCAGGATGAGGGGGACTGGACAATGGACATCAGGACAAAGAGCCAAGGAGGAGAGCCTACATACAATATTTCTTTGGGAAAAGCAGGAAAAGGTAAAAGTCATTTCTAACAATTTTTTCTTGTAATTACAATGCAAGAAATGCCACCTTCATGGGTTTAAACCATAGTGTTAAATATTATGAAAGCATTACAGTTTGAGACTTACCCTCATACAGTTTTGTAGTGCTGACTGAAAATCATACTTCTCACATTGTCATCATGAGATAATTTACCCATGAGCTTCCAAagtgagaaacactgattgTTAGGAATAATTTCCCTCCTTCATTTTCCCAACAtagctcacttttttttcttctgtttttccttcGGGTTGTCTGTTGACCTCTTTAAACATTTCAACACTGAATCGACAGTCCAGGATGCAGCAGCATATCAGTCCAATTGATAACTAGGCTAAACTGATCTTGCAGACAGTGTTAGTGCTGCATGTCCCTGTGCTAAACACTTGGGGTGACAATCCTTCTTTCTTGCAAAGCCTTTACCCTTTCACTTTTCTTAACTGTCCCTTTTCTATctcttctttttcagttttggttCTTGTAATGGGCAAAGAAGGGGTCCATGGAGGTGGATTGAATAAGAAGGCTTACTCAATGGCAAAATACTTGAGGGATTCaggattttaatgttttcaagCTTGTTCAGATAAAATtgagggacaaaaaaagaagagaacagaaATATTGCTGTTAACGTTTCTCCTGCAAGCAGTCAAATGTCTTGGAAACTTTTTAATAGCAATGAAGAGTGGTAAGATCCTGTGTCACCTTTGTCCCCCCCCCCTTATCCTGTAGGGGGGAGACTCTTCAATTTtgttcatttctcttttttttccttgtgctCCAGTATTGGTTTTAGTCATGGCAAAGGATGGGGTCCATGGTGGAACTCTTAACAAGAAAGCATATGAAATGGCTGACTACCTGAGGAAGTCTGGATACTGAGCAACCTCTCCACCCATCCATCAACTTAGCAGCTTGCTCGCACTCAACCGCATTGTCGACACTACTTCCAGCATTAGAAGGCATACAAAATTACTTTATCCACATTCTTTTATATACTCCACCCCCGTTTTTTTGTATGAAAAACCCCCTCCCCACTTGAGCATTATACTTCTCATATTTTGGGCATGACAGCAATGGCATGTTCTTGCTAAAATATTGCAAAGTGTAATACAAATGTTAAGTCTAAACTCGCGTGGTGCAAAATTCACTAAGCAGCTGGCTCATTTCAAGGGGAAGTCCACATGTAATGTTGCATAATTGGTGAagaataaagcttttttttttttcattttaagcaTCATTAGAATATGCCATTTTTCCCATCAGCATGTGGGCATTTAAAAGTTGCATGCACACCTCTTTAGCATACAGATCCCACTCCTCATCTCTCTGTCCCAGCATTATATTCCAGCCAAAACCATCTTCTCACCTGCCTCCATCTCCCAAGTCGTCATAGCCTTCATTtaagaaatgacaaaattccTCTGACAAAGTCCTGTATGTGTGTTCCTGCTCACCACCGCCAGGCACAACCTCTGTTACCCACCATCACATGCTTTTGCTGTTGTACCTGAATGTGGTCTTAGAAGTTAATGATGTGGTGTTGGGCTGTTTTCTGAGTGAAGTGTGTAAGGTCAGCGACACTGAGGCCTCTAGATGTTAAGATGCTTCCACACGTCCTGGAGTCTCAGACATTCCACCTCTGCAACAGCTCGGACATTTGTCAGTCAGCTCCTGCTACATGTTTCTTCCATCCCCTTTGGACCAATTGTCAGTGTAAGAGGATTATCAGAATGACTTGATCTTTTTCAGATGGATGATTGTTGGAATTCACTGTTAACTGTAAACGATTGACAACTTCCGATGACTGTACAACATTTAACTGCTTCTTTAGACTTCAGCACTACTTAAACTTTTTGCCACTAATTTGAACTGTTGCTAACTTCATGTCCATTAATTGATGAAATGGCAATTTCATTTTACTACATTATAAATGCATTTTGAGTGTAAACCCAGGCTGTTGGGCTCCAGCACCTTGGGATTATTTGCCTTGTGCTTTAGACATCAAAGGTGTATTCTCAcaatgtcatagtatggtacTTTGAagtatatttaaaagaaaattaactGTGTACACTAAACATTGAAAATGGTGTTGGTTGGAATAAGAACATTTGTAAGTTGTCTTGTGAAACTTTTCTGAAAATAACTGTGTATTCTGTGCCATAAAAATCAATCCGATCTGTTGCTACTATGAGATGGATTTTTAATTGCTTCCCCAGCAAGAAGTAACTTTTAATGGCACTTTCCCAAGGGATGTTTTGGCATCGGTGATCTCAAGAATTGTGGATTATgtacagaattaaaaaaaatggaaaaaaaaattgaaatggtcttttttttgtctttgttcgAGATGGAATCTACTTCTGACGCAATCTGTTTTGAATGCCATGAATTGATGAGACCTTGTTTACAGATGgatcaaataaatgtaattccAACCAGAGGCAAAGCCAGTATGTCCTGCCTAATGCTTTTTAGTATGAATTTTGATGTAGACCGATGCTAAAGTTCCAAAGACTAACTGATATTAAGTTAAAactaattatattaataatacaataacCTGATGGGACCCTAATGTGGGATCAACCAGAAATGTATTCCACTGCTGGGTTAGAAAAACCTCAAGGTGATACTGAGGTTTATACATTTGTTAGGTGTCACTGCACATTACATTTAAGCGGTTTGTATCAGGATCATGTTATCACAGACAATCAACAATGATAGAAG
This genomic interval carries:
- the LOC122779599 gene encoding profilin-2-like isoform X1, whose amino-acid sequence is MSWQSYVENLMADGSCQDGAIVGYTDAKYVWAAHAGGTFNNITSQEIDVLVGKDRESFFTNGLTLGSKKCSVLRDSLQDEGDWTMDIRTKSQGGEPTYNISLGKAGKVLVLVMAKDGVHGGTLNKKAYEMADYLRKSGY
- the LOC122779599 gene encoding profilin-2-like isoform X2; this translates as MSWQSYVENLMADGSCQDGAIVGYTDAKYVWAAHAGGTFNNITSQEIDVLVGKDRESFFTNGLTLGSKKCSVLRDSLQDEGDWTMDIRTKSQGGEPTYNISLGKAGKVLVLVMGKEGVHGGGLNKKAYSMAKYLRDSGF